From the genome of Mugil cephalus isolate CIBA_MC_2020 chromosome 2, CIBA_Mcephalus_1.1, whole genome shotgun sequence, one region includes:
- the LOC125003431 gene encoding complement C3-like isoform X1 has translation MRRPLLLLLASLAFASLNSMADGAEMKVLSAPNLLRVGTPENIFVECLDCSGGNIQVEISVMNHPTKNKRLDTTSVTLTSGKYFQELAQVTIPPGDFSKDPSVKQYVYLQAKFPDRVLEKIVLVTFQSGYIFIQTDKTLYTPNTKVHYRMFALTPGMEPVERADASISIEVVTPEEIILPVDPVFLKSGIHTGDYQLPEIVSPGLWKIVAKFTSNPQQSFSAEFEVKEYVLPSFEIKLTTLVPFFYVDSEDLTVSIQATYLFGKEVDGTAYVVFGIIDEGQKKSMSSSLQRVSIQEGKGEATLKKEHITQTFGDILPLVGSSIFVSVSVLTESDSELVEAELRGIQIVTSPYRIVFKKTPKYFKPGMSFDVAVEVLNPDDTPAKNVPVVVSPGEVQGSTASNGLARLTINTVANNQPLEITARTNAAIPGDRQATASMVATAHKSTSFIHIGVDAAELELGANMKVNLNLNSQLNAHTDITYLILSRGQLVRHGRHRTQGQVLISLTIVVTKDMLPSFRIIAYLHPNPNQVVADSLWVDVKDTCMGKLKLEPTRLVPSYEPRKMFGLKVTGDPGAQVGLVAVDKGVYVLNNKHRLTQKKVWDIVEKYDTGCTPGGGKDSMSVFFDAGLVFETSAGSGTPYRQEPKCPAPSRRKRATTLMEVTTTLVSKYKDDKLQKECCLDGMKPTPVSYSCEVRSEYIVDGQACIDAFLDCCKQIASQLELKKEDSLQLARSEEDDSSYLDSNDIVTRTNFPESWLWMDIKLPDCPRQTPQCDATIFQRNIPLQDSITTWQFTGISLSRTHGICVGDPLEVIVRKDFFIDLKLPYSAVQGEQLEIKAILHNYSPDIVTVRVDLLEEQHLCSAASKRKRFRQEVTVGPSTTRSVPFIIIPMKEGEHKIEVKAAVKDSSLSDGIQKMLKVVPLGVLVKHPQTVTLDPTTKGVGGTQEEILNSAIPKSDMVPNTPSSTQISVTGREQVAALVENAISGQSMGSLIKQPGGCGEQTMIGMTLPVIATIYLDKTNQWETVGFQKRDEALAHIKTGYNNELSYRKKDGSFAVWAHIQSSTWLTAYVAKVFSMAQTLIAVDTSVICGAVKFLILQAQQPDGMFKEVGPVYHAEMIGDVRGTDSDASMTAFCLIAMQESRTLCVENVNSLPSSIDKAVAYLERRLPSLTNPYAVAMTSYALANEGKLNKDILYPFASQDGSHWPVPKGHIYALEATAYALLALVKAKEFEAARPVVRWFTRQQKVGGGYGSTQATIMVYQAVAEYWASAQEPDYNLNVDIKLPGRSKPDKFNFNRENHYATRTSKVNDINKNITVVAKGTGEATVTMVSLYYARPKEMSSHCQKFNLSVELLTEKVRDDETVYRLKIEVLYKDKERDATMSILDIGLLTGFTVNTKDLDLLSRGRARMIAKYEMNTVLSERGSLVLYLDKVSHKRPEEISFRLHQKMKVGVLQPAAVSVYEYYNQTDCVKFYHPERQEGQLLTLCLHGECTCAEEDCTMQAKEGISNDLRTAKVCESTETSKVEFVYKVRLDEFVPELSTDSYKMHVVQVIKEGRYLSYVNLLYCSIMIPAGICQQYCVKLHPELSVFSHVLITGSFDVGPLGKKRTFLSFQHCRESLGLKQGKTYLVMGSSKDIRRDDKKQSYYYMFGEGTWVEYWPTTEECQTDPTFRTVCLGMEEMVDQYETFACQA, from the exons atgaggagacctctgctgctgctgttggcctCTCTGGCCTTTGCTTCCCTGAATTCTATGGCAGATGGAGCTGAAAT gAAGGTCTTGTCTGCTCCCAACTTGCTGAGGGTTGGAACACCAGAAAACATCTTTGTGGAGTGTCTTGACTGTTCCGGTGGAAACATTCAGGTTGAAATCAGTGTGATGAACCAtccaaccaaaaacaaaaggctggaTACCACATCAGTGACGCTTACCAGTGGTAAATACTTTCAGGAGCTCGCACAAGTAACG ATCCCTCCTGGAGACTTCAGTAAAGATCCCAGCGTGAAGCAGTATGTTTACCTGCAAGCTAAGTTCCCTGACCGTGTGCTGGAGAAAATCGTCTTAGTGACTTTCCAGTCTGGGTACATCTTCATACAGACCGACAAGACCCTCTACACGCCAAACACTAAAG TCCATTACAGGATGTTTGCTCTGACGCCCGGGATGGAGCCTGTAGAGAGGGCTGATGCTTCTATTAGCATTGAAGTTGTG ACCCCCGAGGAAATAATTTTACCAGTTGATCCAGTATTTTTGAAATCAGGAATCCACACTGGAGACTACCAACTACCTGAAATTGTTAG TCCTGGACTGTGGAAGATAGTGGCAAAGTTCACCAGCAACCCACAGCAGAGCTTTTCTGCAGAGTTTGAGGTCAAAGAATATG TGCTTCCCAGTTTTGAGATAAAACTGACAACACTTGTCCCCTTCTTCTACGTGGACAGCGAAGACCTCACTGTCAGCATCCAAGCTAC CTATCTGTTCGGTAAGGAGGTGGATGGAACAGCCTATGTGGTATTTGGGATAATTGATGAGGGTCAGAAGAAGAGCATGTCTAGCTCTCTTCAGAGAGTGTCG ATTCAGGAAGGTAAAGGAGAGGCCACACTGAAGAAGGAGCACATCACACAAACCTTCGGAGACATCCTCCCCCTTGTGGGGAGCTCCATATTTGTATCTGTCAGTGTGCTGACAGAGAGCG ATAGTGAACTGGTGGAAGCAGAGTTGAGAGGTATCCAGATCGTCACATCACCTTACCGCATCGTCTTCAAAAAAACTCCCAAATATTTCAAACCAGGAATGTCCTTCGATGTTGCG GTTGAAGTTTTGAATCCAGATGACACTCCAGCTAAAAATGTTCCAGTGGTGGTCAGTCCAGGTGAAGTGCAGGGCAGTACTGCAAGCAATGGCTTGGCAAGGCTTACCATCAATACAGTGGCAAACAATCAACCACTGGAAATCACT GCAAGGACTAATGCTGCTATTCCAGGTGATAGACAAGCAACTGCCTCCATGGTAGCTACTGCTCACAAAAGCACCAGTTTCATCCACATTG GTGTGGATGCAGCTGAGTTGGAATTAGGAGCAAACATGAAAGTCAATCTCAACCTCAACAGTCAATTAAATGCACATACTGACATCACATACCTG ATCTTAAGCAGAGGTCAGCTGGTGCGTCATGGACGCCACAGGACACAAGGCCAAGTACTGATTTCCCTGACGATTGTCGTGACCAAAGACATGCTGCCATCTTTCCGCATCATTGCTTACTTACATCCAAATCCTAATCAAGTGGTGGCAGACTCCTTGTGGGTGGATGTAAAGGACACGTGCATGGGAAAG CTGAAGCTGGAACCAACAAGGCTTGTTCCATCCTATGAACCTCGTAAGATGTTTGGCCTGAAAGTGACAGGAGATCCAGGGGCCCAAGTGGGACTGGTGGCCGTTGACAAAGGCGTCTACGTCCTCAACAACAAGCACCGCCTCACCCAGAAAAAG GTGTGGGACATAGTAGAGAAGTATGACACAGGATGTACACCAGGTGGAGGGAAGGACAGTATGAGTGTGTTCTTCGATGCTGGGCTGGTGTTTGAGACAAGTGCTGGTTCTGGGACTCCCTACAGACAAG AGCCGAAATGTCCTGCCCCCAGCAGGCGGAAGCGAGCCACTACTTTAATGGAGGTCACAACCACTTTAG TGAGCAAATATAAAGATGACAAACTACAAAAAGAGTGTTGTTTGGATGGCATGAAGCCCACCCCAGTTTCATACAGCTGTGAAGTGCGCTCTGAATACATTGTGGATGGTCAAGCCTGCATCGATGCCTTCCTGGACTGCTGCAAACAGATTGCAAGCCAGCTAGAATTGAAAAAGGAGGACAGCCTCCAGCTAGCTCGCA GTGAGGAAGATGACAGCAGTTACTTGGACAGCAACGATATTGTTACTCGCACTAATTTCCCTGAAAGCTGGCTGTGGATGGATATCAAACTGCCTGATTGTCCTCGACAAACCCCTCAGTG CGATGCCACAATATTTCAGAGAAATATTCCTTTGCAAGACTCCATCACCACCTGGCAGTTCACAGGCATCAGTCTGTCAAGAACTCATG GTATCTGTGTCGGTGATCCATTAGAAGTAATTGTCCGCAAGGACTTCTTTATTGATCTCAAGCTGCCTTATTCTGCCGTCCAAGGAGAGCAGCTAGAAATTAAAGCAATCCTCCACAACTACAGCCCTGATATTGTCACt GTGCGTGTGGATCTACTTGAGGAGCAACATCTGTGCAGTGCTGCCTCTAAACGTAAAAGGTTTCGTCAGGAGGTCACAGTTGGGCCATCTACCACTCGGTCTGTACCCTTCATCATTATTCCCATGAAGGAAGGAGAACACAAAATTGAGGTTAAAGCAGCTGTTAAAGACTCATCACTCAGTGATGGAATCCAGAAGATGCTGAAGGTGGTG CCTTTAGGTGTCCTGGTTAAACATCCTCAGACTGTAACTCTAGATCCCACCACTAAAGGCGTAG GTGGTACACAAGAAGAAATTCTGAACAGTGCAATTCCCAAGAGTGATATGGTCCCAAACACACCAAGCAGCACTCAGATCTCAGTGACAG GGAGAGAACAAGTAGCTGCACTGGTGGAGAATGCTATTAGTGGACAATCAATGGGCAGTCTGATTAAGCAGCCCGGGGGCTGTGGAGAGCAGACCATGATTGGGATGACCCTGCCCGTCATTGCAACCATATATTTGGACAAAACCAACCAATGGGAAACTGTGGGCTTTCAGAAGCGCGATGAAGCCCTTGCACACATAAAAACTG GCTACAACAACGAGCTTTCTTATCGTAAAAAGGATGGATCCTTTGCGGTATGGGCTCATATACAAAGCAGCACCTG GCTGACAGCCTATGTTGCCAAGGTGTTTTCCATGGCTCAGACTCTGATTGCAGTGGACACCTCAGTGATCTGTGGTGCTGTAAAGTTTCTCATTCTCCAAGCACAGCAACCTGACGGAATGTTTAAGGAAGTTGGACCAGTGTACCATGCAGAGATGATT GGTGATGTGCGCGGCACAGATTCCGATGCCTCCATGACGGCCTTCTGCCTGATTGCCATGCAGGAGTCACGCACTTTATGTGTGGAAAATGTCAAT AGTCTGCCAAGCAGCATAGACAAAGCAGTGGCCTACCTGGAGAGGCGTCTGCCCAGCCTCACTAACCCCTATGCCGTTGCCATGACATCGTATGCCCTGGCTAATGAAGGCAAACTGAACAAGGACATCCTCTACCCGTTTGCTTCCCAAG aCGGATCCCACTGGCCTGTACCTAAGGGACATATTTACGCACTGGAGGCCACAGCATATGCTCTTCTAGCTCTGGTCAAGGCCAAG GAGTTTGAAGCAGCCAGACCTGTTGTGCGATGGTTCACCAGACAACAGAAGGTGGGCGGAGGCTATGGATCAACTCAG GCTACTATTATGGTGTATCAGGCTGTAGCAGAGTACTGGGCCAGTGCTCAAGAGCCAGATTATAACTTAAATGTGGACATCAAATTGCCAGGCAGGTCAAAGCCTGACAAGTTCAACTTCAACCGAGAAAACCACTATGCCACAAGAACATCTAAA GTAAATGACATAAACAAGAATATAACAGTGGTTGCCAAAGGAACAGGAGAAGCAACAGTGACA ATGGTGTCGCTGTATTATGCTAGGCCAAAAGAAATGTCCAGCCACTGTCAGAAGTTTAACTTGTCTGTGGAGCTCCTCACAG AGAAAGTTAGAGATGATGAGACTGTATACAGGCTGAAAATAGAGGTTTT ATACAAAGACAAGGAGCGTGATGCAACCATGTCAATCTTGGATATTGGCTTGCTAACTGGTTTCACAGTCAACACAAAAGACCTGGACTTA cTGTCTAGAGGACGTGCCCGGATGATTGCGAAATATGAGATGAACACAGTCCTGTCAGAAAGAGGTTCACTCGTCCTCTACCTGGATAAA gttTCTCACAAACGACCAGAGGAGATCTCTTTTAGGCTCcatcagaaaatgaaagtggGCGTTTTACAACCTGCAGCTGTGTCTGTCTATGAATACTACAACC AAACGGACTGTGTGAAATTCTATCATCCAGAGAGGCAAGAAGGACAACTACTGACGCTCTGTTTGCATGGAGAATGCACCTGTGCAGAAG AGGACTGCACTATGCAGGCGAAGGAGGGAATCAGCAATGATCTCCGCACAGCCAAGGTTTGTGAGAGTACCGAGACCAGCAAAGTGGAATTTG TGTACAAAGTGAGACTGGACGAGTTTGTACCTGAATTGTCCACTGACTCTTACAAAATGCATGTAGTGCAGGTCATCAAAGAGGGTAGGTATTTATCATATGTAAATCTTCTATACTGCTCAATCATGATTCCAGCAGGAATATGTCAGCAGTACTGTGTCAAACTACACCCTGAGCTCTCTGTCTTCTCCCATGTTTTAATTACAGGAAGTTTTGATGTTGGCCCTCTGGGTAAAAAGCGCACGTTCCTCAGTTTTCAGCATTGCAGGGAATCTCTAGGTCTCAAACAGGGAAAAACCTACCTGGTTATGGGCTCATCAAAAGATATTcgcagagatgacaaaaagcAAAG TTATTACTACATGTTTGGAGAAGGAACTTGGGTTGAGTACTGGCCTACAACAGAAGAGTGTCAGACGGATCCCACTTTCCGAACAGTCTGTTTGGGCATGGAGGAGATGGTTGATCAATATGAAACTTTTGCATGTCAGGCATAA
- the LOC125003431 gene encoding complement C3-like isoform X2 encodes MRRPLLLLLASLAFASLNSMADGAEMKVLSAPNLLRVGTPENIFVECLDCSGGNIQVEISVMNHPTKNKRLDTTSVTLTSGKYFQELAQVTIPPGDFSKDPSVKQYVYLQAKFPDRVLEKIVLVTFQSGYIFIQTDKTLYTPNTKVHYRMFALTPGMEPVERADASISIEVVTPEEIILPVDPVFLKSGIHTGDYQLPEIVSPGLWKIVAKFTSNPQQSFSAEFEVKEYVLPSFEIKLTTLVPFFYVDSEDLTVSIQATYLFGKEVDGTAYVVFGIIDEGQKKSMSSSLQRVSIQEGKGEATLKKEHITQTFGDILPLVGSSIFVSVSVLTESDSELVEAELRGIQIVTSPYRIVFKKTPKYFKPGMSFDVAVEVLNPDDTPAKNVPVVVSPGEVQGSTASNGLARLTINTVANNQPLEITARTNAAIPGDRQATASMVATAHKSTSFIHIGVDAAELELGANMKVNLNLNSQLNAHTDITYLILSRGQLVRHGRHRTQGQVLISLTIVVTKDMLPSFRIIAYLHPNPNQVVADSLWVDVKDTCMGKLKLEPTRLVPSYEPRKMFGLKVTGDPGAQVGLVAVDKGVYVLNNKHRLTQKKVWDIVEKYDTGCTPGGGKDSMSVFFDAGLVFETSAGSGTPYRQEPKCPAPSRRKRATTLMEVTTTLVSKYKDDKLQKECCLDGMKPTPVSYSCEVRSEYIVDGQACIDAFLDCCKQIASQLELKKEDSLQLARSEEDDSSYLDSNDIVTRTNFPESWLWMDIKLPDCPRQTPQCDATIFQRNIPLQDSITTWQFTGISLSRTHGICVGDPLEVIVRKDFFIDLKLPYSAVQGEQLEIKAILHNYSPDIVTVRVDLLEEQHLCSAASKRKRFRQEVTVGPSTTRSVPFIIIPMKEGEHKIEVKAAVKDSSLSDGIQKMLKVVPLGVLVKHPQTVTLDPTTKGVGGTQEEILNSAIPKSDMVPNTPSSTQISVTGREQVAALVENAISGQSMGSLIKQPGGCGEQTMIGMTLPVIATIYLDKTNQWETVGFQKRDEALAHIKTGYNNELSYRKKDGSFAVWAHIQSSTWLTAYVAKVFSMAQTLIAVDTSVICGAVKFLILQAQQPDGMFKEVGPVYHAEMIGDVRGTDSDASMTAFCLIAMQESRTLCVENVNSLPSSIDKAVAYLERRLPSLTNPYAVAMTSYALANEGKLNKDILYPFASQDGSHWPVPKGHIYALEATAYALLALVKAKEFEAARPVVRWFTRQQKVGGGYGSTQATIMVYQAVAEYWASAQEPDYNLNVDIKLPGRSKPDKFNFNRENHYATRTSKVNDINKNITVVAKGTGEATVTMVSLYYARPKEMSSHCQKFNLSVELLTEKVRDDETVYRLKIEVLYKDKERDATMSILDIGLLTGFTVNTKDLDLLSRGRARMIAKYEMNTVLSERGSLVLYLDKVSHKRPEEISFRLHQKMKVGVLQPAAVSVYEYYNQTDCVKFYHPERQEGQLLTLCLHGECTCAEEDCTMQAKEGISNDLRTAKVCESTETSKVEFVYKVRLDEFVPELSTDSYKMHVVQVIKEGSFDVGPLGKKRTFLSFQHCRESLGLKQGKTYLVMGSSKDIRRDDKKQSYYYMFGEGTWVEYWPTTEECQTDPTFRTVCLGMEEMVDQYETFACQA; translated from the exons atgaggagacctctgctgctgctgttggcctCTCTGGCCTTTGCTTCCCTGAATTCTATGGCAGATGGAGCTGAAAT gAAGGTCTTGTCTGCTCCCAACTTGCTGAGGGTTGGAACACCAGAAAACATCTTTGTGGAGTGTCTTGACTGTTCCGGTGGAAACATTCAGGTTGAAATCAGTGTGATGAACCAtccaaccaaaaacaaaaggctggaTACCACATCAGTGACGCTTACCAGTGGTAAATACTTTCAGGAGCTCGCACAAGTAACG ATCCCTCCTGGAGACTTCAGTAAAGATCCCAGCGTGAAGCAGTATGTTTACCTGCAAGCTAAGTTCCCTGACCGTGTGCTGGAGAAAATCGTCTTAGTGACTTTCCAGTCTGGGTACATCTTCATACAGACCGACAAGACCCTCTACACGCCAAACACTAAAG TCCATTACAGGATGTTTGCTCTGACGCCCGGGATGGAGCCTGTAGAGAGGGCTGATGCTTCTATTAGCATTGAAGTTGTG ACCCCCGAGGAAATAATTTTACCAGTTGATCCAGTATTTTTGAAATCAGGAATCCACACTGGAGACTACCAACTACCTGAAATTGTTAG TCCTGGACTGTGGAAGATAGTGGCAAAGTTCACCAGCAACCCACAGCAGAGCTTTTCTGCAGAGTTTGAGGTCAAAGAATATG TGCTTCCCAGTTTTGAGATAAAACTGACAACACTTGTCCCCTTCTTCTACGTGGACAGCGAAGACCTCACTGTCAGCATCCAAGCTAC CTATCTGTTCGGTAAGGAGGTGGATGGAACAGCCTATGTGGTATTTGGGATAATTGATGAGGGTCAGAAGAAGAGCATGTCTAGCTCTCTTCAGAGAGTGTCG ATTCAGGAAGGTAAAGGAGAGGCCACACTGAAGAAGGAGCACATCACACAAACCTTCGGAGACATCCTCCCCCTTGTGGGGAGCTCCATATTTGTATCTGTCAGTGTGCTGACAGAGAGCG ATAGTGAACTGGTGGAAGCAGAGTTGAGAGGTATCCAGATCGTCACATCACCTTACCGCATCGTCTTCAAAAAAACTCCCAAATATTTCAAACCAGGAATGTCCTTCGATGTTGCG GTTGAAGTTTTGAATCCAGATGACACTCCAGCTAAAAATGTTCCAGTGGTGGTCAGTCCAGGTGAAGTGCAGGGCAGTACTGCAAGCAATGGCTTGGCAAGGCTTACCATCAATACAGTGGCAAACAATCAACCACTGGAAATCACT GCAAGGACTAATGCTGCTATTCCAGGTGATAGACAAGCAACTGCCTCCATGGTAGCTACTGCTCACAAAAGCACCAGTTTCATCCACATTG GTGTGGATGCAGCTGAGTTGGAATTAGGAGCAAACATGAAAGTCAATCTCAACCTCAACAGTCAATTAAATGCACATACTGACATCACATACCTG ATCTTAAGCAGAGGTCAGCTGGTGCGTCATGGACGCCACAGGACACAAGGCCAAGTACTGATTTCCCTGACGATTGTCGTGACCAAAGACATGCTGCCATCTTTCCGCATCATTGCTTACTTACATCCAAATCCTAATCAAGTGGTGGCAGACTCCTTGTGGGTGGATGTAAAGGACACGTGCATGGGAAAG CTGAAGCTGGAACCAACAAGGCTTGTTCCATCCTATGAACCTCGTAAGATGTTTGGCCTGAAAGTGACAGGAGATCCAGGGGCCCAAGTGGGACTGGTGGCCGTTGACAAAGGCGTCTACGTCCTCAACAACAAGCACCGCCTCACCCAGAAAAAG GTGTGGGACATAGTAGAGAAGTATGACACAGGATGTACACCAGGTGGAGGGAAGGACAGTATGAGTGTGTTCTTCGATGCTGGGCTGGTGTTTGAGACAAGTGCTGGTTCTGGGACTCCCTACAGACAAG AGCCGAAATGTCCTGCCCCCAGCAGGCGGAAGCGAGCCACTACTTTAATGGAGGTCACAACCACTTTAG TGAGCAAATATAAAGATGACAAACTACAAAAAGAGTGTTGTTTGGATGGCATGAAGCCCACCCCAGTTTCATACAGCTGTGAAGTGCGCTCTGAATACATTGTGGATGGTCAAGCCTGCATCGATGCCTTCCTGGACTGCTGCAAACAGATTGCAAGCCAGCTAGAATTGAAAAAGGAGGACAGCCTCCAGCTAGCTCGCA GTGAGGAAGATGACAGCAGTTACTTGGACAGCAACGATATTGTTACTCGCACTAATTTCCCTGAAAGCTGGCTGTGGATGGATATCAAACTGCCTGATTGTCCTCGACAAACCCCTCAGTG CGATGCCACAATATTTCAGAGAAATATTCCTTTGCAAGACTCCATCACCACCTGGCAGTTCACAGGCATCAGTCTGTCAAGAACTCATG GTATCTGTGTCGGTGATCCATTAGAAGTAATTGTCCGCAAGGACTTCTTTATTGATCTCAAGCTGCCTTATTCTGCCGTCCAAGGAGAGCAGCTAGAAATTAAAGCAATCCTCCACAACTACAGCCCTGATATTGTCACt GTGCGTGTGGATCTACTTGAGGAGCAACATCTGTGCAGTGCTGCCTCTAAACGTAAAAGGTTTCGTCAGGAGGTCACAGTTGGGCCATCTACCACTCGGTCTGTACCCTTCATCATTATTCCCATGAAGGAAGGAGAACACAAAATTGAGGTTAAAGCAGCTGTTAAAGACTCATCACTCAGTGATGGAATCCAGAAGATGCTGAAGGTGGTG CCTTTAGGTGTCCTGGTTAAACATCCTCAGACTGTAACTCTAGATCCCACCACTAAAGGCGTAG GTGGTACACAAGAAGAAATTCTGAACAGTGCAATTCCCAAGAGTGATATGGTCCCAAACACACCAAGCAGCACTCAGATCTCAGTGACAG GGAGAGAACAAGTAGCTGCACTGGTGGAGAATGCTATTAGTGGACAATCAATGGGCAGTCTGATTAAGCAGCCCGGGGGCTGTGGAGAGCAGACCATGATTGGGATGACCCTGCCCGTCATTGCAACCATATATTTGGACAAAACCAACCAATGGGAAACTGTGGGCTTTCAGAAGCGCGATGAAGCCCTTGCACACATAAAAACTG GCTACAACAACGAGCTTTCTTATCGTAAAAAGGATGGATCCTTTGCGGTATGGGCTCATATACAAAGCAGCACCTG GCTGACAGCCTATGTTGCCAAGGTGTTTTCCATGGCTCAGACTCTGATTGCAGTGGACACCTCAGTGATCTGTGGTGCTGTAAAGTTTCTCATTCTCCAAGCACAGCAACCTGACGGAATGTTTAAGGAAGTTGGACCAGTGTACCATGCAGAGATGATT GGTGATGTGCGCGGCACAGATTCCGATGCCTCCATGACGGCCTTCTGCCTGATTGCCATGCAGGAGTCACGCACTTTATGTGTGGAAAATGTCAAT AGTCTGCCAAGCAGCATAGACAAAGCAGTGGCCTACCTGGAGAGGCGTCTGCCCAGCCTCACTAACCCCTATGCCGTTGCCATGACATCGTATGCCCTGGCTAATGAAGGCAAACTGAACAAGGACATCCTCTACCCGTTTGCTTCCCAAG aCGGATCCCACTGGCCTGTACCTAAGGGACATATTTACGCACTGGAGGCCACAGCATATGCTCTTCTAGCTCTGGTCAAGGCCAAG GAGTTTGAAGCAGCCAGACCTGTTGTGCGATGGTTCACCAGACAACAGAAGGTGGGCGGAGGCTATGGATCAACTCAG GCTACTATTATGGTGTATCAGGCTGTAGCAGAGTACTGGGCCAGTGCTCAAGAGCCAGATTATAACTTAAATGTGGACATCAAATTGCCAGGCAGGTCAAAGCCTGACAAGTTCAACTTCAACCGAGAAAACCACTATGCCACAAGAACATCTAAA GTAAATGACATAAACAAGAATATAACAGTGGTTGCCAAAGGAACAGGAGAAGCAACAGTGACA ATGGTGTCGCTGTATTATGCTAGGCCAAAAGAAATGTCCAGCCACTGTCAGAAGTTTAACTTGTCTGTGGAGCTCCTCACAG AGAAAGTTAGAGATGATGAGACTGTATACAGGCTGAAAATAGAGGTTTT ATACAAAGACAAGGAGCGTGATGCAACCATGTCAATCTTGGATATTGGCTTGCTAACTGGTTTCACAGTCAACACAAAAGACCTGGACTTA cTGTCTAGAGGACGTGCCCGGATGATTGCGAAATATGAGATGAACACAGTCCTGTCAGAAAGAGGTTCACTCGTCCTCTACCTGGATAAA gttTCTCACAAACGACCAGAGGAGATCTCTTTTAGGCTCcatcagaaaatgaaagtggGCGTTTTACAACCTGCAGCTGTGTCTGTCTATGAATACTACAACC AAACGGACTGTGTGAAATTCTATCATCCAGAGAGGCAAGAAGGACAACTACTGACGCTCTGTTTGCATGGAGAATGCACCTGTGCAGAAG AGGACTGCACTATGCAGGCGAAGGAGGGAATCAGCAATGATCTCCGCACAGCCAAGGTTTGTGAGAGTACCGAGACCAGCAAAGTGGAATTTG TGTACAAAGTGAGACTGGACGAGTTTGTACCTGAATTGTCCACTGACTCTTACAAAATGCATGTAGTGCAGGTCATCAAAGAGG GAAGTTTTGATGTTGGCCCTCTGGGTAAAAAGCGCACGTTCCTCAGTTTTCAGCATTGCAGGGAATCTCTAGGTCTCAAACAGGGAAAAACCTACCTGGTTATGGGCTCATCAAAAGATATTcgcagagatgacaaaaagcAAAG TTATTACTACATGTTTGGAGAAGGAACTTGGGTTGAGTACTGGCCTACAACAGAAGAGTGTCAGACGGATCCCACTTTCCGAACAGTCTGTTTGGGCATGGAGGAGATGGTTGATCAATATGAAACTTTTGCATGTCAGGCATAA